In Brevibacillus brevis NBRC 100599, a single genomic region encodes these proteins:
- the mutL gene encoding DNA mismatch repair endonuclease MutL, whose product MGTIQVLDEQLANMIAAGEVVERPASVVKELVENSIDARATTIEIHVEEGGLEMIRIVDNGRGMDREDCQLAFERHATSKISNARDLFRIRTLGFRGEALPSIAAVSRMELTSSTSSSEVGTHLLIEGGQLGTISDKAAVKGTEVCVRSLFFNTPARLKYMKSIATEVGHISDYVNRLALTHPSISFLLTHNGKTLLQTSGDGKLLHVMAAIYGVQVAKLLLPIAGETLDYKWSGFLSKTEVTRANRSYLSTLVNGRYVRSYSINNAIMRGYHTLLPIGRYPIVALQIEMDPSLVDVNVHPAKLEARFSKEDELCSAIEQSVKETLRQGLGIVRPMVTQPKAKVVTQVVQPQFDLQITKPDTPQSPLLAASPRLQEWMAKQEVPSKQVDLVTPIAPSFENGTVKETAANYEKLEAAKVEAIPHEIVKATLLDQTDTREAFQPNEPKIPVQLDIAQAPSPAYPIHEISSEDHSAIAGTEQTPPLVEATNENETDSPVPVMYPVGQVHGTYIVAQNDEGMYLIDQHAAQERIFYEYFMDKLAEEDISSQIMLFPHTVEYTAAEASKLEKRLSLLQSFGLEIEAFGGRTFIVRAHPHWFPEGAELEVIEELIQFVLETGENTQANVVLMREKAAIMMSCKASIKANRFLTHAEMESLLNQLRKTSSPYTCPHGRPIVIHFTSYDLEKMFKRVM is encoded by the coding sequence ATGGGAACCATTCAAGTTTTAGATGAGCAACTCGCCAATATGATTGCTGCAGGTGAAGTAGTCGAAAGACCGGCTTCGGTTGTCAAAGAGCTGGTCGAAAATTCAATTGATGCTCGTGCAACGACAATCGAGATCCACGTTGAGGAAGGCGGTCTGGAGATGATTCGGATCGTTGACAATGGGAGGGGGATGGATCGGGAAGATTGTCAGCTGGCTTTTGAGCGCCATGCTACGAGTAAAATTAGCAACGCTCGTGATTTATTCCGCATTCGTACGCTGGGCTTTCGCGGAGAGGCACTGCCGAGTATCGCGGCAGTCTCGCGTATGGAACTCACGAGCAGCACGTCCAGTAGTGAGGTAGGTACTCATCTCTTGATTGAAGGTGGGCAGCTCGGAACGATTTCCGATAAAGCCGCTGTAAAAGGGACAGAAGTATGTGTACGCAGCTTGTTTTTCAACACACCTGCTCGCTTGAAATATATGAAGTCGATCGCCACGGAAGTCGGACATATTTCTGATTATGTGAATCGGCTTGCACTCACGCATCCGTCGATCTCCTTCTTGCTGACTCATAACGGCAAGACACTCTTGCAAACGTCTGGGGACGGAAAGCTGCTGCACGTCATGGCGGCGATCTACGGTGTGCAGGTCGCGAAGCTGTTGCTTCCAATTGCAGGGGAGACTCTCGATTATAAGTGGTCTGGTTTTCTTTCGAAGACGGAAGTGACAAGGGCGAATCGCTCTTACCTTTCGACACTGGTAAACGGTCGATACGTGCGTAGCTATTCGATCAACAATGCGATTATGCGCGGTTATCATACATTGTTACCGATCGGTCGTTATCCGATTGTAGCTTTGCAGATCGAAATGGATCCGTCACTGGTAGATGTGAACGTACATCCTGCCAAACTAGAGGCGAGATTCAGTAAAGAAGATGAATTGTGCAGTGCCATAGAACAATCGGTAAAAGAGACATTGCGACAAGGCTTGGGGATTGTCAGACCCATGGTTACTCAACCAAAAGCTAAGGTCGTCACCCAGGTTGTTCAACCGCAGTTTGACCTGCAAATTACCAAGCCTGATACTCCGCAATCGCCGTTACTAGCCGCGAGTCCCCGACTCCAGGAATGGATGGCCAAGCAGGAGGTACCAAGTAAGCAAGTGGATCTAGTGACGCCTATCGCTCCATCTTTTGAGAATGGCACGGTGAAGGAGACTGCGGCCAACTATGAAAAGCTAGAGGCTGCAAAAGTAGAGGCTATCCCGCATGAAATCGTGAAGGCGACTCTATTGGATCAAACAGACACCAGGGAAGCTTTCCAGCCTAATGAGCCGAAGATTCCGGTACAATTGGACATTGCCCAGGCACCATCTCCTGCGTACCCAATCCATGAAATCAGCAGCGAGGATCATTCAGCCATAGCGGGTACCGAACAAACACCGCCACTCGTGGAAGCCACCAATGAAAATGAAACAGATTCGCCTGTCCCCGTTATGTATCCAGTTGGTCAAGTCCATGGTACCTACATCGTCGCGCAAAATGACGAAGGCATGTATTTAATTGATCAACATGCCGCGCAGGAGCGGATTTTTTACGAGTATTTCATGGACAAGCTTGCAGAAGAGGACATTTCCAGCCAGATCATGCTGTTTCCTCATACGGTGGAATATACGGCTGCAGAGGCAAGCAAACTGGAGAAGCGCCTGTCGCTTTTGCAATCGTTTGGTTTGGAGATCGAGGCGTTCGGTGGACGGACCTTTATCGTTCGCGCTCATCCACATTGGTTCCCAGAAGGGGCTGAGCTTGAGGTCATTGAGGAGCTCATTCAGTTTGTACTGGAAACGGGAGAAAACACCCAAGCCAATGTCGTTCTGATGCGCGAAAAAGCTGCCATCATGATGTCCTGCAAAGCATCGATTAAAGCGAACCGCTTCCTGACGCATGCAGAGATGGAAAGCTTGCTGAATCAGCTACGCAAGACGAGCAGTCCGTATACGTGCCCGCACGGCAGGCCGATTGTGATTCATTTTACTAGTTATGACTTAGAAAAAATGTTTAAGCGTGTGATGTGA
- the mutS gene encoding DNA mismatch repair protein MutS → MAQYTPMIQQYLAIKKDYPDTFLFFRLGDFYELFFDDAILASRELEITLTGRDGGGSERIPMCGVPHHAADGYIAELLKKGHKVAVCEQVEDPKEAKGVVRREVTRVITPGTMMEGKWLTDKENNYMAALAQVEGRTGVAACDMSTGEMYVTSLAGQAESVLDEALQYRPKELVFFGLAALPKTALPSTVVDAHQLDVFAVDSQYAEQAKGLDVSMRAAVNALLFYIGTTQKRSLAHMRLLKQYDAKQYLQMDGFSRRNLELTETIRDKTKKGSLLWLLDRTQTAMGGRLLRRWIERPLLSRDQLEARLSAVEALKGDMLLRSDLRTCLDRVYDLERLAGRISYGNANARDLIQLRMSLEAVPELKQYMIQTNTPVLMELANGMDECADIVNYLAHALVDDPPISVREGGMIRTGYDEYLDKLHTASREGKTWIAQLEQGEREATGIRSLKVGFNKVFGYYIEISKSNIANVPAGRYERKQTLANAERYITPELKEREALILEAEEKMIELEYQLFVAVRSEVAKHIPRLQNLAERIASVDVLQAFATVSDERGFVRPELVESGDYVITEGRHPVVEAVLEREKYVANDVEMDQTNRQVLLITGPNMAGKSTYMRQIALITVMAQIGCFVPAKQAKLSIVDQIFTRIGAADDLVGGHSTFMVEMLETRHALQKATAKSLILLDEIGRGTSTYDGMALAQAVIEYICQKIGAKTLFSTHYHELTGLAETLSGVVNVNARCEEREGKLLFLHKIEEGRADKSYGIHVAELAEMPTWVIERARSILTGLEANGSTGNGNAASDVQMSLETLWTAPVAAVREEPMQFASAEEEAIMAELRELDLNSTTPMDAMMKLYAWKQQLKKR, encoded by the coding sequence ATGGCTCAATATACCCCGATGATTCAACAGTATCTGGCTATCAAAAAAGATTATCCGGATACTTTCTTATTTTTTCGCTTAGGTGATTTTTACGAACTGTTTTTTGATGACGCCATTCTTGCGTCCCGTGAGCTGGAAATTACACTGACGGGACGTGATGGTGGTGGTTCTGAGCGCATACCAATGTGTGGAGTTCCACATCATGCGGCAGACGGCTATATCGCAGAGCTACTAAAAAAAGGACATAAAGTAGCCGTTTGCGAGCAAGTCGAAGATCCAAAAGAAGCCAAAGGGGTCGTTCGCCGGGAAGTGACACGCGTCATTACCCCAGGTACGATGATGGAAGGCAAATGGCTGACGGATAAGGAAAACAATTACATGGCAGCGTTGGCCCAAGTAGAAGGGCGAACGGGTGTTGCTGCGTGTGATATGAGTACAGGCGAGATGTACGTTACTTCCTTGGCAGGACAGGCAGAGAGTGTCCTGGATGAAGCTTTGCAATATCGCCCTAAGGAGCTCGTCTTTTTTGGCCTCGCTGCTTTGCCGAAGACTGCACTGCCATCTACTGTCGTGGATGCGCACCAACTGGACGTATTTGCAGTGGATAGTCAATACGCGGAGCAGGCAAAAGGGCTGGATGTGTCCATGCGAGCGGCGGTCAATGCACTCTTGTTCTACATAGGGACGACGCAAAAACGTAGCCTTGCCCATATGCGCCTGTTAAAGCAGTACGATGCAAAGCAGTATCTGCAAATGGACGGCTTTTCCAGACGCAATTTAGAATTGACTGAGACCATTCGCGATAAGACGAAAAAAGGCTCCCTGTTGTGGCTGTTGGATCGGACTCAAACGGCAATGGGTGGTCGTCTTTTGCGCAGATGGATTGAGCGTCCATTGCTCAGTCGCGATCAGTTGGAGGCACGCCTGAGCGCTGTGGAAGCCTTGAAGGGGGACATGCTGCTTCGCTCGGATTTGCGGACTTGCTTGGATCGTGTCTATGATTTGGAACGTCTGGCGGGCCGTATTTCCTACGGGAATGCGAACGCACGAGATCTCATTCAGCTACGGATGTCTTTGGAAGCTGTTCCAGAGCTGAAGCAGTATATGATCCAAACGAATACCCCAGTATTGATGGAACTGGCTAATGGGATGGATGAATGTGCAGATATTGTCAACTATTTGGCTCATGCCCTTGTGGATGATCCCCCGATATCGGTTCGTGAAGGCGGAATGATTCGGACGGGATATGATGAGTACCTGGACAAGCTCCATACGGCAAGCCGTGAAGGGAAGACGTGGATCGCCCAACTGGAGCAGGGAGAACGGGAAGCGACAGGGATTCGTTCGCTTAAAGTTGGCTTCAATAAGGTATTCGGCTATTACATCGAAATATCGAAATCAAACATTGCCAACGTTCCGGCTGGTCGGTATGAGCGCAAGCAAACTTTAGCCAATGCAGAGCGGTACATCACGCCAGAGTTGAAGGAACGTGAAGCCCTCATTCTGGAAGCAGAAGAAAAGATGATTGAGCTGGAGTACCAGCTATTCGTTGCTGTAAGAAGTGAAGTCGCGAAGCATATACCAAGACTACAGAACCTCGCGGAGCGCATTGCGTCTGTGGACGTTCTCCAGGCGTTTGCTACAGTAAGCGACGAGCGGGGATTTGTACGCCCTGAGCTTGTGGAAAGCGGCGATTACGTCATTACAGAAGGGCGCCATCCAGTGGTAGAAGCTGTTCTGGAGCGCGAAAAATACGTGGCTAATGACGTGGAGATGGATCAGACCAATCGTCAAGTTTTGCTCATTACGGGTCCGAATATGGCGGGTAAGAGTACGTACATGAGACAGATTGCCTTGATCACGGTGATGGCACAAATCGGTTGCTTTGTTCCTGCTAAACAGGCCAAGCTGTCGATTGTCGATCAGATTTTTACTCGAATTGGGGCAGCCGACGACTTGGTAGGCGGGCACAGTACGTTTATGGTGGAAATGCTGGAGACGAGACACGCCCTGCAAAAAGCGACAGCGAAGAGCTTGATCCTGCTCGATGAAATTGGTCGCGGGACTTCGACGTACGATGGAATGGCGCTTGCACAAGCAGTCATTGAGTACATTTGCCAAAAAATCGGTGCCAAAACACTCTTCTCGACGCATTACCACGAGTTGACCGGGTTAGCTGAGACGTTGAGTGGTGTCGTGAATGTCAACGCTCGATGCGAAGAACGGGAAGGGAAGCTCTTGTTCCTTCACAAAATTGAAGAAGGACGAGCAGATAAGAGTTATGGAATTCATGTGGCAGAGCTTGCGGAAATGCCGACTTGGGTCATTGAGCGGGCGCGTAGCATCTTAACCGGACTTGAAGCAAATGGGAGTACAGGGAATGGAAATGCAGCGAGTGACGTCCAAATGTCGCTCGAAACGCTATGGACGGCACCAGTTGCTGCGGTGCGTGAAGAGCCGATGCAGTTTGCGTCAGCGGAGGAAGAAGCGATTATGGCTGAGCTGCGCGAGCTGGATTTGAATTCAACGACGCCAATGGACGCCATGATGAAACTATATGCATGGAAACAGCAATTGAAAAAGCGATAG
- a CDS encoding putative amidoligase domain-containing protein — MILRTKTSQRANGQETPATQPMTANAKEVVAYLHRPEIGRWLLRQGRIPVTGNEARPGWRTYRVCLYQDYVLDIARSEEQSHWLLHRLQEPEWHSVTLPSTETEIQMVQGLATRSLYAVGADAGQVTIMAASPHRLKVVEVEPNWPASHADEYMQRARDWWEARMRKQPQTLQSLGADPEFALRKPTGEMALASDFLSINGAVGCDTTRYREELGLHQHPVAELRPAPSEDPDQLFTHIYDNLALAYQKIGDASIEWLAGGMPFQGYPIGGHIHFGGLTPTFSLRRKLDAYLALPLVLIEDAGCMSRRERYGFLGDVREKEYGFEYRTLPSWLVDPLVARGILHLAHLVATNHEKLQASPHLKLPLIKAYYQGEKEKLLPYVVQVWKEVKELPGYTLSRIHLDRYFSFLIESQSWRTDEDLRKIWKLP, encoded by the coding sequence ATGATTCTACGCACAAAAACGAGTCAGCGAGCTAACGGGCAGGAAACGCCAGCAACACAACCGATGACGGCCAACGCGAAAGAAGTCGTAGCCTATTTGCATCGTCCTGAAATCGGTCGCTGGTTGCTCCGGCAGGGGCGAATACCTGTTACAGGAAATGAAGCGCGACCGGGCTGGCGAACATATAGGGTATGCCTTTACCAAGACTATGTACTGGATATTGCCAGAAGCGAGGAGCAATCACATTGGCTGCTGCACCGTCTGCAGGAACCCGAGTGGCATTCCGTCACCTTGCCTTCCACTGAAACAGAGATTCAGATGGTGCAAGGGCTGGCTACGCGCAGTTTGTATGCCGTGGGAGCGGATGCGGGTCAAGTGACGATCATGGCGGCTTCTCCCCATCGACTTAAGGTCGTCGAGGTGGAACCAAATTGGCCAGCCAGCCATGCTGACGAATATATGCAGCGTGCCCGAGATTGGTGGGAAGCTCGGATGCGTAAACAGCCGCAAACGCTACAAAGTTTGGGGGCTGATCCGGAATTTGCTTTGCGCAAGCCCACAGGAGAAATGGCACTTGCTTCTGACTTCCTGAGCATCAATGGGGCGGTTGGATGTGATACGACACGCTACCGGGAAGAATTAGGTCTCCATCAGCACCCGGTTGCAGAGTTGAGACCTGCGCCATCGGAGGACCCTGATCAATTATTTACGCATATCTACGATAATCTGGCACTCGCCTACCAAAAAATAGGGGACGCGTCTATCGAATGGCTCGCTGGAGGAATGCCGTTTCAAGGTTATCCAATCGGCGGGCATATTCATTTTGGCGGGCTCACACCTACTTTTTCTCTTCGGCGAAAGCTGGATGCGTACTTGGCTCTTCCTCTAGTTCTGATTGAGGATGCAGGCTGTATGAGCCGCAGAGAGCGCTATGGATTTTTGGGGGATGTAAGGGAGAAGGAATATGGATTCGAATACCGTACACTCCCGAGCTGGCTCGTTGATCCCCTTGTCGCTCGTGGGATTCTTCATTTGGCCCATTTGGTTGCAACCAATCACGAGAAGTTACAAGCGTCGCCTCATCTCAAGCTACCGCTAATCAAAGCATATTACCAAGGCGAAAAAGAAAAGCTCCTGCCGTACGTAGTTCAAGTCTGGAAAGAAGTAAAGGAGCTGCCAGGCTATACGCTGTCACGAATTCATTTGGATCGATACTTTTCGTTTTTAATCGAGAGTCAATCGTGGAGAACGGATGAAGACCTGCGCAAGATATGGAAGCTACCATAA
- the cotE gene encoding outer spore coat protein CotE, with translation MSGIDKDLQCRELIAKAVCGKGHKFSITTHTIIPSQTPSTILGCWVINTNFQAEKVGDAVEVSGTYDVNLWFSFANNTQTEVKRETVHFSVLVPLTFFDKNCRGDLEIVARAVEQPKCIKAELSGGGTITVRVESEYAVEVIGETKVCVVVCNSCDDKEFHLVDDFEDNSDEFDDFDSATLLDELD, from the coding sequence ATGTCGGGTATAGACAAAGATCTACAGTGCCGGGAACTTATCGCGAAAGCAGTCTGCGGCAAAGGCCATAAATTTTCTATTACCACCCACACCATCATACCGTCGCAAACTCCTTCGACGATCCTCGGATGCTGGGTTATAAACACGAACTTCCAAGCAGAGAAAGTCGGAGATGCCGTTGAAGTATCTGGTACGTATGACGTCAACCTGTGGTTTTCGTTTGCTAATAACACGCAAACCGAAGTCAAGCGGGAAACGGTTCATTTCTCCGTTCTCGTACCGCTTACGTTCTTCGACAAGAACTGCAGAGGCGATCTGGAAATCGTTGCACGTGCCGTGGAGCAACCGAAGTGCATAAAAGCGGAGTTAAGTGGTGGTGGCACAATCACGGTCAGAGTTGAAAGCGAATATGCAGTAGAGGTCATTGGAGAAACAAAGGTGTGCGTTGTTGTCTGCAATAGTTGTGATGACAAAGAATTCCATCTGGTTGACGACTTTGAAGATAACAGTGACGAGTTTGATGACTTTGATTCCGCTACGCTACTCGACGAGCTCGACTAA
- a CDS encoding RicAFT regulatory complex protein RicA family protein — MEQTNVFTQKEILDKARELAAMIARTNEVDFFKRAELQIKHNERVQDLIDTLKQKQKQMVMFESINKPELVKKVEDEYNQLHEELDAIPIVTEFKQSQVDVNDLLQMVTNVITNTVSERIILDTGGNPLTGKTGGGPEKKKSDGCCS; from the coding sequence ATGGAACAAACAAACGTTTTTACACAGAAGGAAATTCTCGATAAAGCTCGCGAGCTTGCCGCTATGATCGCGCGTACGAATGAAGTTGATTTCTTCAAACGTGCTGAACTGCAAATCAAACACAATGAACGTGTGCAAGATTTGATTGATACATTGAAGCAGAAACAAAAGCAAATGGTGATGTTTGAATCCATCAACAAGCCGGAACTGGTGAAAAAAGTGGAGGACGAGTACAACCAATTGCACGAAGAGCTGGATGCCATTCCAATCGTTACGGAATTCAAGCAATCGCAGGTTGATGTGAACGATCTTTTGCAAATGGTCACGAACGTGATCACGAACACCGTATCGGAGCGTATTATTTTGGATACAGGCGGAAACCCATTGACTGGAAAGACTGGTGGCGGGCCTGAAAAGAAAAAATCTGACGGCTGCTGCTCCTAA
- the miaB gene encoding tRNA (N6-isopentenyl adenosine(37)-C2)-methylthiotransferase MiaB, whose translation MKETKEATVDLKSVKSPKKTEDYAKYFQAPSLKDAKTRGKEEILVHYDFHIPEDMQNIGKGKRYHVRTYGCQMNEHDSETISGILQAMGYTSSDSVEDADVILFNTCAIRENAEDKVFGELGHMKRLKNNNPNLILGVCGCMSQEEKVVKKILKSYQQVDLIFGTHNIHRLPELLRDAMFSKEMVIEVWSKEGDIVENMPKLREGNTKGWVNIMYGCDKFCTYCIVPYTRGKERSRRPEDVIAEVRDLARQGFKEIMLLGQNVNAYGKDFEDIKYGFGDLMDEIRKIDIPRVRFTTSHPRDFDDHLIEVLAKGGNLVEQIHLPVQSGSTEVLKRMARKYSREHYLELVRKIKDAIPNVSLSTDIIVGFPGETDEQFEDTISMVEEVKYDFAYTFIYSPREGTPAAVMEDNVPMEVKKARLYRLNEVLAGIALEQNKKLQDQVVEVLVEGESRTNAEVLAGRTRTNKLVHFTGDKSLIGQYVHIKITDAKTWTLHGELVSKVEV comes from the coding sequence ATGAAGGAAACGAAAGAGGCGACTGTGGACTTAAAATCCGTTAAGTCTCCAAAGAAGACGGAAGACTATGCGAAATACTTCCAGGCCCCCTCTCTGAAAGATGCGAAAACGCGCGGTAAGGAAGAGATTTTAGTCCATTACGATTTTCATATCCCAGAAGACATGCAGAACATCGGAAAAGGAAAGCGCTATCACGTTCGTACGTATGGCTGCCAAATGAACGAGCATGATTCGGAGACGATTTCTGGTATTTTGCAGGCAATGGGTTATACCTCCTCTGATTCTGTCGAAGATGCGGATGTCATTCTATTTAACACCTGTGCGATCCGCGAAAATGCAGAGGATAAAGTATTTGGGGAGCTTGGCCACATGAAGCGGCTCAAGAATAACAATCCAAATCTGATCCTCGGTGTATGCGGCTGTATGTCCCAAGAAGAGAAAGTCGTCAAGAAAATCCTGAAAAGCTACCAGCAGGTCGACTTGATTTTTGGAACGCACAATATTCACCGATTGCCAGAACTGTTGCGCGATGCGATGTTCAGCAAAGAAATGGTGATTGAGGTTTGGTCCAAAGAAGGCGATATCGTCGAAAATATGCCGAAGCTCCGCGAAGGAAACACCAAGGGCTGGGTTAACATCATGTACGGCTGTGACAAGTTCTGTACGTACTGTATCGTGCCGTATACCCGCGGAAAAGAACGCAGTCGACGCCCGGAAGATGTCATCGCAGAAGTGCGTGATCTCGCTCGCCAAGGCTTTAAAGAAATTATGCTTCTTGGACAAAACGTCAATGCGTACGGGAAAGATTTTGAGGATATCAAGTACGGTTTTGGAGACCTGATGGACGAGATCCGCAAGATTGATATCCCGCGTGTGCGTTTCACGACAAGTCACCCGCGCGATTTTGATGACCACTTGATTGAGGTGCTGGCAAAGGGCGGCAACCTGGTGGAGCAAATCCATTTGCCTGTCCAATCCGGATCGACAGAAGTACTCAAGCGGATGGCACGTAAATACTCGCGTGAGCATTATCTGGAGCTCGTTCGCAAAATCAAGGACGCGATCCCGAATGTCTCGCTTTCTACCGATATTATTGTTGGCTTCCCAGGCGAGACCGATGAGCAGTTTGAAGATACGATTTCGATGGTGGAAGAGGTCAAGTATGATTTTGCCTATACCTTCATTTACTCCCCACGTGAAGGTACACCGGCTGCTGTCATGGAAGACAACGTTCCGATGGAAGTGAAAAAAGCACGCTTGTATCGACTCAATGAAGTGCTGGCTGGCATCGCTCTGGAGCAGAACAAAAAACTGCAGGATCAGGTTGTCGAGGTACTCGTGGAAGGCGAATCGAGGACGAATGCGGAAGTGCTTGCGGGACGTACGCGTACGAACAAGCTTGTCCATTTCACCGGCGACAAATCTTTGATCGGACAGTATGTGCACATAAAAATTACGGATGCGAAAACGTGGACACTCCACGGTGAACTCGTATCCAAAGTTGAGGTGTAG
- a CDS encoding S-layer homology domain-containing protein has translation MKRALAVFLSVLMFLTIIPVVGAASTPSFSDVPRSHWAYKEITEMAAKGIIKGYDNRTFRPNNEVTRAEFAKIMIAAADVDINKRYVEQTFKDVPRHHWAFLYVEHAKPYLTGYKSGSTYTYKPDKAAVREDIAVALVRLLGYDQKYKADLDQLKKFRDYDDISSALRPYIAIAIQTDLMKGYNGNFRPQDPITRAEAASLLYRAILDRGDDESKIVFPTPGQPQPQPEPEKINISDSFSDTKLKNWDTDKAIGNWEVASKQVTAESDDDDLDHYLLPLRWNESDNVKNYELSVDVNVVGSEGLGGLYFNGKDGKANVVFIQKDRVVLGKVNDVEDDDIDIISSSTYKLKSSNRLKVAVTDNTVSIYLNDQYLFGQQYVKQEGKKLGLYLQEEATKGAPRKTTYLDNFTFKETK, from the coding sequence ATGAAAAGAGCACTAGCCGTATTTTTGTCGGTGTTGATGTTCTTAACGATTATCCCGGTCGTCGGTGCCGCTTCCACCCCTTCGTTCTCTGACGTTCCGCGTAGCCATTGGGCATACAAGGAAATTACGGAGATGGCGGCAAAAGGGATCATCAAAGGGTACGACAATCGAACATTTAGACCGAACAATGAGGTAACCCGCGCCGAATTTGCCAAAATTATGATTGCAGCAGCAGATGTAGATATAAACAAACGCTACGTCGAGCAAACCTTTAAAGATGTCCCTCGTCATCACTGGGCATTTTTGTATGTGGAGCACGCCAAGCCTTACTTGACTGGTTACAAATCCGGCTCTACCTACACGTATAAGCCAGATAAAGCGGCAGTACGAGAAGATATTGCTGTCGCATTGGTACGCCTGTTGGGCTACGATCAAAAGTACAAAGCCGACTTGGATCAATTGAAAAAGTTCCGTGATTACGACGATATTTCGTCCGCTCTGCGTCCGTATATTGCGATTGCGATCCAAACCGATCTGATGAAAGGATACAATGGCAATTTCCGTCCACAAGATCCGATTACTCGTGCGGAAGCTGCTTCTCTGCTCTATCGTGCTATTTTGGATCGTGGCGATGATGAAAGCAAAATTGTATTCCCTACCCCTGGTCAACCGCAGCCTCAGCCAGAACCAGAGAAAATCAATATCAGCGATTCCTTCTCTGATACCAAATTGAAAAACTGGGATACTGACAAAGCGATCGGTAACTGGGAGGTCGCTAGCAAACAAGTGACTGCTGAATCCGATGATGATGATCTGGATCATTACCTTCTGCCACTTCGCTGGAATGAATCTGACAACGTCAAGAATTATGAATTGAGCGTCGATGTGAATGTGGTTGGCAGTGAAGGTTTAGGCGGTCTGTACTTCAACGGCAAAGATGGAAAAGCCAATGTCGTCTTCATCCAAAAAGATCGCGTTGTTTTAGGAAAAGTAAATGATGTGGAAGACGACGATATCGACATCATCTCATCCAGCACCTACAAGCTGAAATCAAGCAATCGCTTGAAGGTGGCTGTCACTGACAATACCGTTTCCATTTACTTGAACGATCAATACTTGTTCGGTCAACAATATGTGAAACAAGAAGGCAAAAAACTCGGTCTGTATCTGCAAGAAGAAGCGACAAAAGGCGCTCCTCGCAAAACGACTTACCTGGACAATTTCACCTTTAAAGAGACGAAATAA
- a CDS encoding lipoate--protein ligase family protein has translation MSFSVNQPFRWMDSGTYQDSPLEPLIRDEALAASMQSESAAPVIHLWVYDQALYLGRRDAKLPHLQQALHQFGQDGFGCVLRSSGGACVPLDAGVLNMACLLPNTSISIDSFFSFVAQLLDVGLRDYGKLEFGEVTGSYCAGEYDFSIHGKKIGGMAQRRTRHGSILQLCINVDDRPRGEWMEHFYRLAGLDEMQSHKPIPSIDASTVGSIASLTGKLATMDDVKARLLETIRSEWAVSPTPFYVQNELVTESRHHLSQRLHLFSYTAKELAAPDWHLPE, from the coding sequence ATGTCTTTTTCTGTTAATCAACCGTTTCGCTGGATGGACTCCGGTACCTACCAGGATAGTCCACTTGAGCCTTTAATTCGTGATGAAGCGTTGGCAGCCAGTATGCAATCTGAATCAGCAGCACCTGTCATTCATCTCTGGGTGTACGATCAGGCGCTGTATCTCGGCCGCAGAGACGCCAAGCTTCCACATCTCCAGCAAGCCTTGCATCAGTTCGGTCAAGATGGCTTTGGTTGTGTTCTTCGCTCGTCTGGAGGAGCTTGTGTTCCGCTTGATGCTGGCGTACTCAATATGGCTTGTTTATTGCCTAACACTTCGATTTCCATTGACTCCTTCTTCTCGTTTGTTGCCCAGCTTCTTGATGTGGGCCTGCGCGATTACGGAAAGCTGGAATTTGGAGAAGTGACGGGTTCTTACTGTGCAGGGGAATACGATTTTTCCATTCACGGTAAAAAAATCGGAGGTATGGCACAAAGACGCACACGCCACGGCTCTATTTTGCAATTATGCATTAACGTCGACGATCGTCCACGAGGCGAATGGATGGAGCACTTTTACCGTCTCGCCGGCTTGGATGAAATGCAAAGCCATAAGCCAATTCCTTCCATTGATGCTTCTACCGTTGGCAGCATTGCCAGTTTGACTGGAAAATTGGCCACAATGGATGATGTAAAAGCACGTCTATTGGAGACAATCCGTTCTGAGTGGGCTGTATCACCTACCCCCTTTTATGTGCAAAATGAGTTAGTGACAGAGTCGAGGCATCATTTGTCGCAGCGATTACACTTATTTTCTTATACCGCAAAAGAACTGGCCGCACCTGACTGGCACTTACCCGAATAA